The following are encoded in a window of Polynucleobacter sp. VK25 genomic DNA:
- a CDS encoding tripartite tricarboxylate transporter substrate binding protein: MKKISAIRSALTVLTLGIASLALAQSFPDRPITLVVPNPPGGLVDTSARLLSEPLTRVIGQPVVVDNKPGASGNTAYQYVAKAKPDGYTLLISYSGYHVGNPALFDKLPWDPIRDFSPIALLTISTNVIAVHPSVPVNNLKEFIAYAKANPGKLNYASQGNGSVSHIGTEIFKQTTGVDMVHVPYKGSGPAIQDVLAGQVQVFISTPPSVMQHVQSGKLKGLAVTGKNRHPGMPNVPTTAEAGLPSFQLESWVALYAPAGTPAPVVSKLTDSVKQSLALPEIKERADAAGVELRYLGPNQTDALVKKEIPFWSKAIKAANITLD, from the coding sequence ATGAAAAAAATTTCAGCCATTCGTAGTGCGCTTACGGTTTTGACTTTGGGTATCGCAAGTTTAGCGTTGGCACAGTCATTTCCCGATCGACCTATTACCCTGGTAGTACCGAATCCACCTGGCGGACTGGTAGATACCTCAGCCCGTTTATTGAGCGAGCCCTTAACTCGTGTAATCGGTCAGCCAGTGGTTGTGGATAACAAACCGGGTGCAAGCGGCAATACTGCTTATCAGTATGTTGCTAAAGCAAAGCCAGATGGCTATACCTTGTTAATCTCTTACTCCGGATACCACGTTGGCAATCCCGCTTTATTCGATAAGTTACCTTGGGATCCGATTAGAGATTTTTCTCCCATTGCCTTGCTAACGATTTCCACCAATGTCATTGCAGTGCATCCTTCTGTACCGGTAAATAACCTTAAGGAATTTATTGCGTACGCCAAAGCAAATCCAGGCAAGCTCAATTACGCCTCCCAGGGGAATGGATCCGTGTCCCATATTGGTACAGAAATTTTCAAACAAACTACTGGTGTGGATATGGTGCACGTTCCCTACAAAGGATCTGGTCCAGCGATTCAGGATGTATTGGCAGGGCAGGTGCAGGTCTTTATCAGTACGCCACCCTCAGTAATGCAGCATGTTCAAAGCGGCAAGCTCAAGGGCTTAGCTGTGACCGGCAAGAACCGTCACCCTGGGATGCCAAATGTACCGACTACTGCGGAGGCTGGTCTGCCATCATTTCAGCTGGAATCTTGGGTTGCCTTATATGCACCTGCTGGCACACCAGCACCTGTGGTTTCCAAGTTGACAGATTCAGTTAAGCAGAGCTTAGCGTTGCCAGAGATTAAGGAGCGAGCAGATGCAGCGGGTGTTGAGCTGCGTTACTTAGGTCCAAATCAAACGGATGCATTGGTTAAGAAAGAGATTCCTTTCTGGAGCAAGGCGATTAAAGCGGCAAACATTACACTCGATTAG
- a CDS encoding NADH:flavin oxidoreductase/NADH oxidase has translation MSLLFSNYTLGSPKGSLELANRIVVAPMCQYSANKGEATDWHLMHWGNLLNSGAALFIIEATGVSPEARITPACLGLWDDRTEAALKDKLSRARALAPAVPVFIQLAHAGRKASSATPWDGGQLLSQDQGGWETLAPSAIPQLDGERLPHELSKEELKKLIDDFVSSAKRASRIGIDGIELHGAHGYLLHQFLSPIANQRADEYGGSFENRIRFPLELFAAVRAAYQGVLGIRISASDWIEGGWTPEETANFAKQLKPLGCDFVHISSGGISPKQKIAIGPNYQVQFAKIVKDQSGLPTMTVGLITEPQQAEDILQAGDADLIAMARAFLYKPRWAWEAAATLKGTVTANERYWRCLPREAQAVFGDVKIGQR, from the coding sequence ATGAGTCTTTTATTTTCAAATTACACCCTTGGCTCTCCTAAGGGGTCTTTAGAGCTAGCCAATCGCATTGTGGTTGCTCCTATGTGCCAATATTCGGCCAATAAAGGCGAGGCAACTGACTGGCATCTGATGCACTGGGGTAACTTACTGAATAGTGGTGCCGCATTATTCATTATTGAGGCTACCGGGGTAAGCCCAGAAGCTCGGATTACGCCAGCCTGTTTAGGACTTTGGGATGACCGTACAGAAGCGGCATTAAAAGATAAATTAAGTCGTGCACGTGCTTTAGCTCCTGCAGTGCCAGTTTTTATTCAGTTAGCCCATGCCGGACGAAAAGCTTCTAGTGCTACACCTTGGGATGGCGGTCAATTACTTTCACAAGATCAAGGTGGCTGGGAAACTTTAGCCCCTTCAGCAATTCCACAATTAGATGGTGAGCGACTGCCTCATGAGTTATCGAAAGAGGAGTTAAAAAAACTGATTGATGATTTTGTTTCATCAGCAAAGAGAGCCAGCCGAATTGGAATTGATGGTATTGAGCTTCATGGTGCACATGGTTACTTATTACACCAATTTTTATCCCCAATTGCTAATCAGCGTGCCGATGAATACGGCGGCTCATTTGAAAATCGAATTCGCTTTCCTTTAGAGCTTTTTGCCGCCGTGCGAGCAGCCTATCAAGGTGTACTTGGTATCCGAATTTCAGCAAGCGACTGGATAGAGGGTGGTTGGACTCCCGAAGAAACAGCTAATTTCGCAAAACAACTTAAACCATTGGGATGTGATTTTGTGCATATTTCTTCTGGTGGTATTTCACCTAAACAGAAGATTGCTATTGGACCAAATTATCAAGTGCAATTCGCAAAGATTGTCAAAGACCAATCTGGTTTACCAACGATGACAGTAGGATTGATTACCGAACCTCAGCAAGCGGAAGATATTTTGCAGGCTGGTGATGCGGATCTCATTGCTATGGCTAGAGCATTTCTATATAAACCACGATGGGCATGGGAGGCGGCGGCTACATTGAAGGGCACCGTTACTGCAAATGAACGTTATTGGCGTTGTTTGCCGCGTGAAGCGCAGGCAGTTTTTGGTGATGTAAAAATTGGGCAGCGATAA
- a CDS encoding CoA-acylating methylmalonate-semialdehyde dehydrogenase, with protein MNTPQAFESKEDIGHFVGGNVVNPKDGRFADVYNPTKGTVARRVALASRKEVDAVVANAQTAFASWSQTSPLRRARIMFKYLELLNAHRDELAAIITAEHGKVFTDAQGEVTRGIEIVEFATGIPELLKGDYTEQVSTGIDNWVMRQPLGVVAGITPFNFPVMVPMWMFPVAIACGNTFILKPSPTDPSASLFMAKLLKEAGLPDGVFNVVQGDKEAVDALIENPDVKAVSFVGSTPIANYIYERCSHFGKRSQALGGAKNHMVIMPDADIDKAIDALVGAAYGSAGERCMAISVAVLVGDVAEKIMPKLIERTKTLKVKNGMELDAEMGPIVTKAALERITGYIDAGVASGAKLLVDGRGFKVPGNENGFFIGGTLFDNVTPDMKIYLEEIFGPVLSCLRVANFTDALNLVNSCEFGNGVACFTSDGNIAREFARRVQVGMVGINVPIPVPMAWHGFGGWKKSIFGDMHAYGKEGVRFYTKQKSVMQRWPESIAKGAEFVMPTSK; from the coding sequence ATGAACACACCTCAAGCCTTTGAATCAAAAGAAGATATTGGCCACTTTGTTGGCGGCAATGTAGTTAACCCTAAAGATGGGCGCTTTGCTGATGTATACAACCCGACCAAAGGAACTGTAGCTCGCCGTGTTGCGCTTGCTAGCCGCAAAGAGGTTGATGCAGTTGTAGCCAATGCCCAAACTGCCTTTGCCTCATGGAGCCAAACCTCCCCATTGCGCCGCGCACGCATCATGTTCAAGTATCTTGAATTATTAAACGCCCATCGCGATGAGCTTGCTGCCATCATTACAGCCGAGCATGGCAAGGTATTTACTGATGCCCAAGGCGAAGTGACACGCGGCATTGAGATTGTGGAATTTGCTACTGGCATTCCTGAGCTACTTAAAGGCGACTACACAGAGCAAGTATCGACCGGTATCGACAACTGGGTTATGCGTCAACCTCTAGGTGTAGTTGCTGGTATCACCCCATTTAACTTCCCAGTAATGGTGCCAATGTGGATGTTCCCTGTGGCAATTGCTTGTGGCAATACTTTCATTCTTAAACCTAGCCCTACAGATCCTTCCGCCTCATTATTTATGGCTAAACTTCTTAAAGAAGCAGGCTTGCCTGATGGCGTGTTTAACGTGGTGCAAGGTGACAAAGAGGCGGTTGATGCCTTAATTGAAAATCCGGACGTTAAAGCGGTGAGCTTTGTAGGCTCTACTCCAATCGCCAATTACATCTATGAGCGTTGCTCGCACTTTGGTAAGCGCTCTCAAGCTTTGGGTGGCGCCAAGAACCACATGGTCATCATGCCGGATGCTGATATTGATAAAGCTATTGATGCCTTGGTTGGTGCTGCCTATGGCTCTGCTGGTGAGCGTTGCATGGCAATTTCAGTAGCGGTATTGGTTGGTGATGTGGCTGAAAAAATCATGCCTAAACTGATCGAGCGCACTAAGACTCTAAAAGTCAAAAATGGCATGGAACTTGATGCTGAAATGGGTCCTATCGTTACTAAAGCAGCACTGGAGCGTATTACTGGCTATATTGATGCTGGCGTAGCTTCGGGTGCAAAACTGCTTGTTGATGGTCGTGGATTTAAGGTGCCTGGTAACGAGAATGGCTTCTTTATTGGCGGGACATTATTTGATAACGTCACACCAGATATGAAGATCTATTTAGAAGAAATCTTTGGACCAGTGTTATCTTGCTTGCGTGTTGCCAACTTTACCGATGCCCTCAATTTAGTTAACTCCTGTGAGTTCGGTAATGGCGTTGCCTGCTTTACGAGTGATGGCAATATTGCCCGTGAATTTGCCCGCCGTGTTCAGGTAGGCATGGTTGGTATCAACGTACCTATTCCGGTTCCAATGGCCTGGCACGGCTTTGGTGGTTGGAAAAAGTCCATCTTTGGTGATATGCATGCATACGGTAAAGAAGGTGTGCGCTTCTATACCAAGCAGAAGAGTGTCATGCAGCGCTGGCCTGAGAGCATCGCTAAGGGCGCAGAGTTTGTGATGCCGACGTCCAAGTAA
- a CDS encoding DUF1178 family protein, producing MKVYNLACPLDHRFEGWFASEEDCLAQQDKGMLACPVCDSTEITRMPSAPHIGKSSSTELALPKAQSENLSGGVVALTGSDHSQLEAQVQAAFLKGMRELMGRSEDVGNSFADEARKIHYKESPERSIRGQTTIDEAEALREEGIDVLSMPMIPALKNTLQ from the coding sequence ATGAAAGTTTATAACTTAGCGTGCCCCTTAGACCATCGTTTTGAAGGTTGGTTTGCCTCCGAAGAGGATTGCCTTGCTCAGCAAGACAAGGGAATGCTTGCTTGTCCGGTATGCGACAGTACAGAAATTACCCGCATGCCATCAGCTCCACATATTGGTAAATCGTCCTCAACGGAGTTGGCATTACCTAAAGCACAGTCTGAAAACTTAAGTGGCGGAGTAGTTGCGCTTACTGGTAGTGATCATTCCCAGCTAGAGGCGCAAGTTCAAGCCGCCTTCTTAAAAGGGATGCGCGAGTTAATGGGACGCTCTGAAGATGTAGGCAATTCTTTTGCTGACGAAGCTCGGAAGATTCACTATAAAGAATCGCCTGAGAGAAGCATTCGGGGTCAGACCACTATAGATGAAGCAGAGGCTTTAAGAGAAGAGGGTATTGATGTCTTATCTATGCCTATGATTCCTGCTTTGAAAAATACGCTCCAATAA
- a CDS encoding NUDIX domain-containing protein, which translates to MTEKSFKDLPAGDKHLREERLSGEDIYGGIFLNMKRDKVSLPDGEEAIREYLTHPGAVAIIAILDDGRVLLERQYRYPIAKACIEIPAGKLDPSEDHLVCAQRELEEETGYTAKKWSYVRRIHPVISYSTEFIDIYLAEELVPGKSHLDDEEFLDVFAAPLEQLIAWVEGGEITDVKTTISAYWLDRYRRGLVEPSPIK; encoded by the coding sequence GTGACTGAAAAATCGTTTAAAGACCTACCGGCCGGTGATAAACATTTGCGCGAAGAGCGTCTATCAGGCGAAGATATTTATGGCGGCATCTTCTTAAATATGAAGCGGGACAAAGTTTCACTGCCAGATGGTGAGGAAGCGATACGCGAATATTTAACTCATCCAGGTGCGGTGGCTATTATTGCAATTTTGGATGATGGCAGGGTGCTTCTTGAAAGGCAGTATCGCTATCCCATTGCAAAAGCTTGCATAGAAATTCCTGCGGGAAAATTGGATCCGAGCGAAGATCATTTGGTTTGTGCACAACGAGAACTTGAGGAAGAGACTGGGTATACGGCAAAAAAATGGAGTTATGTACGTCGCATCCATCCAGTTATATCGTACTCAACGGAGTTCATCGATATCTATTTAGCTGAAGAGCTGGTTCCCGGAAAAAGCCATCTGGATGATGAAGAGTTTTTAGATGTATTTGCCGCCCCTTTGGAGCAACTAATCGCATGGGTTGAGGGTGGTGAGATTACAGACGTTAAGACCACTATTTCAGCCTACTGGCTAGATCGTTACCGCAGGGGCTTAGTGGAGCCAAGTCCAATCAAGTAG